One genomic window of Haemophilus haemolyticus includes the following:
- the ppc gene encoding phosphoenolpyruvate carboxylase has protein sequence MTQEYRTLRNNISMLGRFLGETINDAQGADILELIENIRKLSRNSRAGDDKARQELLDTLGSISNENIIPVARAFSQFLNLTNIAEQYQTISREHSLAQSSSQSLSELFKRLKEQNASVEEVHKTVEKLLIELVLTAHPTETTRRSLIHKHIEINKCLSKLEHHDLTEKERNIIERLLLRLIAEAWHTNEIRTVRPTPFDEAKWGFAMLENSLWQAVPEFLRQLNETAREFLGYDLPVGLKPVRISSWMGGDRDGNPFVTAQITKKVLYFARWKAADLFLQDISKLADELSMVKCSDEFRAKYGEHLEPYRFVVKNLRNQLTATLAYFDDHLSDRAPRVSESEIILEDNQLWEPLYDCYQSLIQCGMRIIANGSLLNILHRISCFGVTLSQMDIRQESTRHTDAIAEITRYIGLGDYSQWTEDDKQAFLIRELSSRRPLIPQNWTPSPETKEILDTCKVIAQQKQGVIACYVISMARSASDVLAVHLLLKEAGVPYHIPVVPLFETLDDLDAAEKVMTQLFNVGWYRGVINNRQMVMIGYSDSAKDAGMMAASWAQYRAQEALVNLTEKLGIELTLFHGRGGTIGRGGAPAHAALLSQPPRSLKNGLRVTEQGEMIRFKLGLPAVAVETFDLYASAILEANLLPPPEPKPEWRTIMDELSTISCDIYRGVVRGDKDFVPYFRSATPEQELSKLPLGSRPAKRNPNGGVESLRAIPWIFAWMQNRLMLPAWLGAGASIRQIIEQGKGDIIHEMCENWPFFSTRIGMLEMVFSKSDAWLSQQYDQRLVKKELWYLGENLRKQLENDIQTVLSLSHQSELMSDLPWIADSIALRNIYTDPLNLLQVELLHRFRENPEQVNPDVEQALMITITGIAAGMRNTG, from the coding sequence ATGACACAAGAGTACCGCACTCTGCGTAATAACATTAGTATGTTAGGGCGTTTTCTCGGAGAAACAATTAACGATGCCCAAGGTGCCGATATTCTCGAATTAATCGAAAATATTCGTAAACTTTCTCGTAATTCTCGTGCGGGTGATGATAAAGCAAGACAAGAATTGCTCGATACGCTTGGTAGTATTTCTAATGAAAATATTATTCCTGTCGCACGTGCTTTCAGCCAATTTTTAAATCTCACGAACATTGCGGAACAATATCAAACAATTTCGCGTGAACATTCTCTTGCACAAAGTTCTTCTCAATCCTTAAGCGAACTTTTCAAACGCTTAAAAGAACAAAATGCCTCAGTGGAAGAGGTGCATAAAACCGTCGAAAAATTATTAATTGAGCTTGTTCTGACCGCACATCCAACAGAAACAACACGTCGCTCACTCATTCATAAGCATATTGAAATCAATAAATGTTTAAGCAAGCTAGAACATCATGATTTAACTGAAAAAGAACGCAATATTATTGAGCGTCTATTACTTCGCTTAATCGCTGAAGCATGGCATACCAACGAAATTCGTACTGTTCGCCCAACGCCATTTGATGAAGCCAAATGGGGCTTTGCGATGTTGGAAAACAGTTTGTGGCAAGCTGTGCCAGAATTTTTACGCCAACTCAACGAAACTGCCCGTGAATTTTTAGGTTACGATTTGCCGGTGGGATTAAAACCTGTGCGCATTTCCTCTTGGATGGGCGGCGACCGTGATGGAAACCCGTTTGTCACCGCACAAATCACCAAAAAAGTGCTTTATTTTGCCCGTTGGAAAGCGGCGGATTTATTCTTACAAGACATCAGCAAATTAGCCGATGAACTTTCAATGGTGAAATGTAGCGATGAATTTCGTGCTAAATACGGCGAGCATTTAGAACCCTATCGCTTTGTGGTGAAAAATTTACGCAATCAGCTTACGGCAACATTAGCTTATTTTGATGATCACCTATCAGATCGTGCACCGCGCGTATCCGAAAGCGAAATTATTTTGGAAGATAATCAACTTTGGGAACCGCTTTACGATTGTTATCAATCTTTAATTCAATGCGGTATGCGCATTATTGCAAATGGTTCATTGTTGAATATTTTGCACCGTATTAGTTGTTTTGGCGTGACACTTTCTCAAATGGATATTCGCCAAGAAAGCACACGTCATACTGATGCCATTGCTGAAATCACGCGCTATATTGGTTTAGGTGATTACTCTCAATGGACGGAAGACGATAAACAGGCATTCTTAATTCGTGAATTAAGCTCTCGCCGTCCATTAATTCCGCAAAACTGGACGCCATCGCCTGAAACCAAAGAAATTTTAGATACTTGCAAAGTCATTGCGCAACAAAAACAAGGCGTCATTGCTTGTTATGTTATTTCAATGGCGCGCAGTGCCTCTGATGTTTTAGCCGTTCATTTACTCTTAAAAGAAGCTGGCGTGCCATATCATATTCCTGTTGTGCCGCTATTTGAAACCTTAGACGATTTAGATGCAGCCGAAAAAGTGATGACTCAACTTTTCAATGTGGGTTGGTATCGTGGCGTTATCAATAATCGTCAAATGGTGATGATTGGCTATTCAGATTCGGCAAAAGATGCGGGAATGATGGCAGCCTCTTGGGCGCAATACCGTGCACAAGAAGCCTTAGTGAATTTAACTGAAAAACTTGGCATTGAACTCACTTTATTCCACGGACGTGGTGGTACGATTGGTCGTGGCGGTGCACCAGCACATGCGGCATTACTTTCTCAACCGCCTCGTTCCCTAAAAAATGGTTTACGTGTAACAGAACAAGGCGAAATGATTCGCTTCAAACTGGGTTTACCCGCTGTAGCGGTAGAAACCTTTGATCTCTACGCCAGCGCCATTTTAGAAGCAAATCTGTTACCGCCACCAGAACCAAAACCAGAATGGCGCACTATAATGGACGAGCTCTCCACTATTTCTTGTGATATTTATCGCGGAGTGGTGCGTGGCGATAAAGATTTCGTTCCTTATTTCCGCAGTGCGACGCCAGAGCAGGAACTCTCCAAATTGCCACTTGGCTCTCGCCCAGCAAAACGCAATCCAAATGGTGGCGTGGAAAGTTTACGCGCCATTCCTTGGATTTTTGCCTGGATGCAAAATCGCTTAATGCTGCCAGCTTGGTTGGGCGCGGGTGCCTCTATCCGTCAGATTATTGAACAAGGCAAAGGCGATATTATTCATGAAATGTGCGAAAACTGGCCGTTCTTTTCAACTCGAATTGGTATGTTGGAAATGGTATTTAGTAAATCAGATGCTTGGCTTTCCCAACAATATGATCAACGATTAGTGAAAAAAGAGCTTTGGTACTTAGGCGAAAATTTACGTAAGCAACTTGAAAATGATATTCAAACCGTCCTTTCACTTTCTCACCAAAGTGAATTGATGTCTGATTTACCTTGGATTGCAGATTCAATCGCATTGCGTAATATCTACACAGATCCACTCAATCTTCTGCAAGTAGAATTGCTTCACCGTTTCCGTGAAAATCCAGAGCAAGTCAATCCCGATGTGGAACAAGCATTGATGATTACCATCACAGGTATCGCAGCTGGGATGCGCAATACGGGCTAG
- the purR gene encoding HTH-type transcriptional repressor PurR yields the protein MATIKDVAKMAGVSTTTVSHVINKTRFVAKDTEEAVLSAIKQLNYSPSAVARSLKVNTTKSIGMIVTTSEAPYFAEIIHSVEEHCYRQGYSLFLCNTQNEPEKVKNHLEMLTKKRVDGLLVMCSEYTQDSLDLLSSFSSIPMVVMDWGPNANTDVIDDHSFDGGYLATKHLIECGHKKIGIICGELNKTTAKTRYEGFLKAMADANLEVHEPWIFEGAFEPEDGYEYMNRLLAQEELPTALFCCNDVMALGAISALTEKGLRVPDDMSIIGYDDIHASRFYAPPLTTIHQSKLRLGRQAVNILLERISQKDKGVQQYSRIDIGPELIIRKSVKSIL from the coding sequence ATGGCAACAATTAAAGATGTCGCAAAAATGGCTGGCGTGTCCACCACAACCGTATCTCATGTTATTAATAAAACCCGCTTCGTTGCAAAAGATACGGAAGAAGCGGTGTTATCGGCAATTAAGCAACTTAATTACTCACCTAGTGCCGTGGCGCGCAGTTTAAAAGTTAATACCACAAAATCCATTGGGATGATTGTGACGACCAGTGAAGCACCGTATTTTGCGGAGATTATTCATTCCGTTGAAGAACATTGCTATCGACAAGGTTATTCATTGTTCTTGTGTAATACACAAAATGAACCTGAAAAAGTCAAAAACCATTTGGAAATGTTGACGAAAAAACGGGTTGATGGTTTGCTGGTGATGTGTTCTGAATATACGCAAGATTCATTGGATTTGCTTTCGTCATTTTCCAGTATTCCTATGGTTGTGATGGATTGGGGCCCAAATGCGAATACCGATGTAATTGATGATCATAGTTTTGATGGCGGTTATTTAGCAACCAAACACCTCATTGAGTGCGGTCATAAAAAAATCGGTATTATCTGCGGTGAACTCAATAAAACTACGGCAAAAACTCGTTATGAAGGCTTTTTAAAAGCAATGGCAGATGCGAATCTTGAAGTGCATGAACCTTGGATTTTCGAAGGTGCATTTGAGCCTGAAGATGGTTATGAATATATGAATCGTTTACTGGCTCAAGAAGAATTACCAACCGCCCTATTCTGTTGTAACGATGTGATGGCGTTAGGTGCAATTTCTGCATTGACAGAAAAAGGATTACGCGTACCAGATGATATGTCCATTATCGGCTATGATGATATTCATGCTTCACGTTTCTATGCGCCACCATTAACCACTATTCACCAATCGAAACTACGATTAGGCAGACAGGCAGTAAATATCTTATTGGAACGTATTAGCCAAAAAGATAAAGGCGTTCAGCAATATAGCCGTATTGACATTGGCCCTGAGCTCATTATTCGAAAATCTGTTAAATCAATTTTATAA
- the dapD gene encoding 2,3,4,5-tetrahydropyridine-2,6-dicarboxylate N-succinyltransferase: protein MSNLQAIIEAAFEKRAEITPKTVDAETRAAIEEVIEGLDSGKYRVAEKIDGDWVTHQWLKKAVLLSFRINDNQIIDGAETKYYDKVALKFADYTEERFAEEGFRVVPSATVRKGAYISKNCVLMPSYVNIGAYVGEGTMVDTWATVGSCAQIGKNVHLSGGVGIGGVLEPLQANPTIIGDNCFIGARSEVVEGVIVEDGCVISMGVFIGQSTKIYDRETGEIHYGRVPAGSVVVSGSLPSKCGKYSLYCAVIVKKVDAKTLGKVGINELLRSIEE, encoded by the coding sequence ATGTCAAACTTACAAGCAATTATTGAAGCTGCATTTGAGAAACGTGCAGAAATTACACCAAAAACTGTTGATGCAGAAACGCGTGCGGCAATTGAAGAAGTGATCGAAGGATTAGATTCTGGTAAATACCGTGTTGCAGAAAAAATTGATGGCGATTGGGTAACACATCAATGGTTAAAAAAAGCGGTTTTACTTTCATTCCGTATTAATGACAACCAAATCATTGATGGTGCAGAAACAAAATATTACGATAAAGTGGCATTAAAATTTGCGGATTACACTGAAGAACGTTTTGCTGAAGAAGGTTTCCGCGTTGTGCCTTCTGCAACGGTGCGTAAAGGTGCATACATTTCTAAAAACTGCGTATTAATGCCATCTTATGTAAATATTGGTGCTTACGTTGGCGAAGGCACCATGGTAGATACTTGGGCAACGGTAGGTTCATGTGCGCAAATTGGTAAAAACGTTCACTTATCTGGTGGTGTAGGCATCGGCGGCGTATTAGAACCATTACAAGCTAACCCAACCATTATCGGTGATAACTGCTTTATCGGTGCACGTTCAGAAGTGGTAGAAGGCGTTATCGTAGAAGATGGTTGTGTTATTTCAATGGGCGTATTCATTGGTCAATCAACCAAAATTTATGATCGTGAAACCGGTGAAATTCACTACGGCCGTGTACCAGCGGGTTCTGTAGTAGTATCTGGTAGCCTTCCGTCAAAATGTGGAAAATACAGCTTATACTGCGCCGTGATCGTGAAAAAAGTGGATGCAAAAACTTTAGGTAAAGTTGGTATCAACGAATTATTACGTTCTATTGAAGAATAA